In a genomic window of Pseudomonas putida:
- a CDS encoding LPS-assembly protein LptD has product MALKSPAFRKKFPLLVTGSLLALQPLATSFVVAGEQYDCSVSASGAWDCSPKTPAAALPPRPVHDGSAVSATGEAAAESGSAEEAGAKPVLVTESKGRGLKSRSADYSHLDWVPREQLTAAQLAETGPYCSGSYIEPTRPGMNDKTNKSDAPTFIGAKASRYNSEDQVGTLAGDVVLRQGSMQVESDEASLYQAESRAELSGDVRIRDNGALIVGDHADVQLDTGEAKVDNAEYVMHKSRIRGNALYAKRAENAIIRLKDGTYTTCEPNSNAWQLKGNNITLNPATGFGTATNVTLRVKDIPVLYTPYIYFPIDDRRQSGFLPPTIGTGSDTGFLLVTPYYFNLAPNYDATLYPRYMSDRGLLMEGEFRYLTKSSEGQFGAAYLNDENTDRKLQSDYDKTRYMYNWQHKGGLDSRVFTQVDYTKISDPYYFQDLQTDQIGVKSADYVNQQGSVTYRGDSYVARVNAQQYELATVSAITPYGRLPQITFDGALPYHPSGLNFAYNTEIVRFDRDLQNGNFTDEDGNVSPRLDRNVQGLARANGDRLNLAPSVSLPMQATYGFLTPKLKYQYTQYQLDLDSIGKSQIAAQNQAAAAAGTENFNGNFGSNQNRGVPIASIDSGLYFDRNTSWFGKNFRQTLEPRLYYLYVPEKDQVDIPVFDTSEYTFNYASLFRDNRFSGSDRVGDENKLSLGVTSRWIEDNGFERQRISVGQALYFKDREVQLPGINPNTREDAHSNVSPYALEYEYRWNRDWRTTADYNWDPDSRSPRSGSAMFHYQPEDNPNKVINAGYRYRNDQVRYDQNTGQWTVGGGNLGVEGQPGFVKDYYKIEQHDFSVIWPVVPQWNAISRWQYDYNRNRTLEAFGGFEYDNCCWKLRLINRYWVSYDEFNQDVAQNEKGDHGVFLQIVLKGLGGLTGAKVESFLDKGIQGYREREDQAF; this is encoded by the coding sequence ATGGCATTGAAATCCCCCGCGTTTCGTAAAAAATTTCCGTTGTTGGTAACCGGCAGTTTGCTGGCCTTGCAACCTCTAGCTACTTCCTTCGTGGTCGCCGGCGAACAGTATGACTGCTCAGTCTCTGCTTCGGGCGCCTGGGATTGCTCGCCAAAGACGCCAGCGGCTGCATTGCCTCCGCGTCCCGTGCATGACGGCAGTGCCGTTTCCGCTACTGGTGAAGCTGCGGCCGAAAGCGGTTCCGCTGAAGAAGCTGGCGCCAAGCCTGTACTCGTTACCGAGTCCAAGGGCCGCGGCCTGAAGTCGCGTAGCGCAGACTACAGCCACCTCGACTGGGTTCCCCGCGAGCAACTCACAGCAGCTCAATTGGCCGAAACCGGTCCTTACTGCTCTGGTTCCTATATCGAACCGACTCGTCCTGGCATGAATGACAAGACGAATAAAAGTGACGCGCCAACCTTTATCGGCGCAAAAGCCTCGCGCTATAACTCCGAAGATCAGGTCGGCACACTGGCTGGTGACGTCGTACTGCGTCAGGGCAGCATGCAGGTCGAGTCCGACGAGGCGAGCCTGTACCAGGCCGAGAGCCGCGCAGAACTGAGTGGTGACGTGCGCATCCGCGACAACGGCGCACTGATCGTTGGCGACCACGCCGACGTGCAGCTCGACACCGGTGAGGCCAAGGTCGACAACGCCGAATACGTGATGCACAAGTCCCGTATCCGCGGTAACGCGCTATACGCCAAGCGTGCCGAGAACGCGATCATCCGCCTCAAGGACGGTACGTACACCACGTGCGAACCGAACAGCAACGCCTGGCAGCTCAAGGGCAACAACATCACCCTGAACCCGGCCACCGGCTTCGGTACCGCGACCAACGTGACGCTGCGAGTCAAGGACATTCCGGTCCTGTACACGCCGTACATCTATTTCCCGATCGACGACCGTCGTCAGTCCGGTTTCCTGCCGCCGACCATCGGCACCGGCAGCGACACCGGCTTCCTGTTGGTCACGCCGTACTACTTCAACCTGGCACCGAACTACGATGCCACGTTGTATCCACGCTATATGAGCGATCGCGGCCTGTTGATGGAAGGCGAATTCCGTTACCTGACCAAGTCCAGCGAAGGTCAGTTCGGTGCTGCGTACCTCAACGACGAAAACACTGATCGCAAGCTGCAGAGCGATTACGACAAGACCCGCTACATGTACAACTGGCAGCACAAGGGCGGTCTTGACTCGCGCGTATTCACGCAAGTCGATTACACCAAGATCAGCGATCCTTATTACTTCCAGGATCTGCAGACTGATCAGATCGGCGTAAAGAGCGCCGATTATGTGAACCAGCAGGGTTCCGTCACCTATCGTGGCGACAGTTATGTGGCACGTGTGAATGCCCAGCAATACGAGCTGGCAACCGTATCGGCCATCACCCCGTATGGGCGTCTGCCACAGATAACCTTTGATGGTGCGCTGCCGTATCATCCGTCAGGCTTGAACTTCGCCTACAACACTGAAATCGTGCGGTTCGACCGGGACCTGCAGAACGGCAACTTCACTGACGAAGATGGCAATGTGTCGCCGCGCTTGGACAGAAACGTTCAAGGTCTGGCACGCGCCAATGGCGATCGCCTGAACCTTGCGCCTTCTGTCAGCCTGCCGATGCAAGCGACTTACGGCTTCCTGACGCCAAAGCTCAAGTACCAGTACACGCAGTACCAGCTTGACCTCGACAGCATTGGTAAAAGCCAAATTGCGGCTCAAAATCAAGCCGCGGCAGCAGCCGGGACGGAAAATTTCAACGGCAATTTCGGCAGCAACCAGAACCGTGGCGTTCCAATCGCCAGCATCGACAGTGGCCTGTATTTCGACCGCAACACTTCCTGGTTCGGCAAGAACTTCCGTCAGACACTTGAGCCACGCCTGTACTATCTCTACGTGCCTGAGAAGGACCAAGTAGATATTCCAGTGTTCGACACCAGCGAATACACGTTCAACTATGCGTCACTCTTCCGCGACAACCGGTTCTCCGGCTCCGACCGTGTCGGCGACGAGAACAAATTGTCCCTGGGTGTAACCAGCCGCTGGATCGAAGACAATGGCTTCGAGCGTCAACGCATCAGCGTTGGCCAAGCTTTGTACTTCAAGGATCGCGAAGTCCAGCTTCCGGGGATCAATCCAAATACGCGTGAAGACGCGCATTCGAACGTTTCTCCTTACGCGCTGGAATATGAGTATCGCTGGAATCGTGATTGGCGTACTACCGCCGATTACAACTGGGACCCGGACAGCCGCAGCCCTCGCTCGGGTAGCGCGATGTTCCACTACCAGCCTGAAGACAACCCGAACAAGGTTATCAATGCGGGCTATCGCTACCGTAACGACCAGGTCCGCTACGACCAAAATACCGGCCAATGGACTGTGGGTGGTGGAAACCTGGGTGTTGAAGGCCAACCTGGCTTCGTGAAGGACTACTACAAGATCGAACAGCACGACTTCTCTGTAATCTGGCCCGTAGTACCGCAATGGAACGCCATCAGTCGCTGGCAGTACGACTACAACCGCAACCGTACACTGGAAGCCTTCGGTGGCTTCGAGTACGACAACTGCTGCTGGAAGCTGCGCCTGATCAACCGTTACTGGGTTTCCTATGACGAGTTCAATCAAGACGTTGCGCAAAACGAAAAAGGCGACCATGGCGTCTTCCTCCAAATTGTTCTGAAGGGACTCGGCGGCCTCACCGGCGCCAAGGTAGAGAGCTTCCTCGACAAAGGCATTCAAGGTTATCGTGAACGTGAAGACCAAGCTTTCTGA
- the surA gene encoding peptidylprolyl isomerase SurA yields the protein MKTKLSDCLRPLMLGALFLSTAASAAVQSIDKVVAIVDNDVVMQSQLDQRVHEVQQTIAKRGSAVPPASVLEQQVLERLIVENLQLQIGERSGIRITDEELNQAVGTIAQRNNMSVEQFRAALTRDGLSYDDAREQIRREMVISRVRQRRVAERIQVTEQEVKNFLASDLGKMQLSEEFRLANILIPTPESASSDAIQAAAKQADAVYQQLKQGADFGQLAIAKSASETALEGGDMGWRKAAQLPPPFDRLLSTMAVGDITQPMRTPGGFIILKVTDKRGGGAQVRDEVHVRHILVKPSPIRDEAKTKALAESLYARIQSGEDFGELAKSFSEDPGSALNGGDLNWIDPSVLVPEFREVMAKTPQGQLSKPFQTQYGWHVLEVLGRRATDSTTQAREQQAMTVLRNRKYDEELQTWLRQIRDEAYVEIKLPGADQAAQ from the coding sequence GTGAAGACCAAGCTTTCTGATTGTCTGCGCCCGCTGATGCTGGGCGCGCTGTTCCTGAGTACTGCGGCCAGCGCCGCAGTACAGTCCATCGATAAAGTGGTGGCCATCGTCGACAACGACGTGGTCATGCAGAGTCAACTGGATCAACGGGTTCATGAAGTCCAGCAAACCATCGCCAAGCGTGGTTCGGCCGTACCGCCAGCCAGCGTGCTGGAGCAGCAGGTTCTTGAACGCCTGATCGTCGAAAACCTGCAACTGCAGATCGGCGAGCGTTCCGGCATCCGCATCACCGATGAAGAGCTGAACCAGGCTGTCGGCACCATCGCCCAGCGTAACAACATGTCGGTCGAGCAATTCCGCGCCGCCCTGACTCGCGACGGCCTGTCTTACGACGACGCCCGCGAGCAGATCCGCCGTGAAATGGTCATCAGCCGCGTACGTCAGCGTCGCGTGGCAGAGCGCATCCAGGTCACCGAGCAGGAAGTGAAGAATTTCCTGGCTTCGGACCTTGGCAAGATGCAGCTGTCCGAAGAGTTCCGACTGGCCAATATCCTGATTCCTACGCCGGAAAGCGCAAGCTCCGACGCCATTCAGGCAGCAGCCAAACAGGCTGACGCGGTTTACCAGCAACTCAAGCAAGGCGCTGACTTTGGCCAGCTTGCCATTGCCAAATCCGCCAGTGAAACTGCACTGGAAGGCGGCGACATGGGCTGGCGCAAAGCCGCTCAATTGCCACCTCCCTTCGATCGCCTGCTGAGCACCATGGCCGTGGGTGACATCACCCAGCCAATGCGCACACCAGGCGGGTTCATCATCCTGAAAGTCACCGACAAGCGTGGCGGCGGCGCTCAGGTGCGTGACGAAGTGCATGTGCGGCACATCCTGGTCAAACCGAGCCCGATTCGTGACGAGGCCAAGACCAAGGCTCTGGCTGAGTCGCTCTATGCCCGTATCCAGTCCGGTGAAGATTTCGGCGAACTGGCGAAAAGCTTCTCGGAAGACCCGGGTTCGGCCCTCAACGGCGGCGACTTGAACTGGATCGATCCAAGCGTACTGGTCCCGGAATTCCGCGAAGTGATGGCCAAGACCCCACAAGGTCAGCTGTCCAAGCCATTCCAGACCCAGTATGGCTGGCACGTACTGGAAGTCCTTGGCCGTCGCGCCACTGACAGCACCACCCAGGCGCGTGAGCAGCAGGCAATGACCGTACTGCGTAACCGCAAATACGACGAAGAGCTGCAAACCTGGCTGCGTCAGATCCGTGACGAAGCGTACGTGGAAATCAAACTCCCTGGCGCCGACCAGGCAGCGCAGTGA
- the pdxA gene encoding 4-hydroxythreonine-4-phosphate dehydrogenase PdxA, giving the protein MKPKRFALTPGEPAGIGPDLCLLLASQAQPHPLIAITSRDLLLERAAQLGVAVDLLPVTPDSWPDVPAPANNLYVWDTPLNARVVAGQLDKANAAFVLETLTRAGQGCLDGHFAGMITAPVHKGVINESGIAFSGHTEFLADLTHTAQVVMMLATRGLRVALVTTHLPLREIADAITPERLERVTRILHTDLQEKFGIAQPRILVCGLNPHAGEGGHLGHEEIDIIEPTLERLRGEGMDLRGPLPADTLFTPKYLEHCDAVLAMYHDQGLPVLKYKGFGAAVNVTLGLPIIRTSVDHGTALDLAGSGKIDTGSLQVALETAYQMAETRL; this is encoded by the coding sequence GTGAAACCCAAACGTTTCGCGCTGACCCCCGGCGAACCGGCCGGCATAGGTCCAGACCTGTGCCTGCTGCTCGCCTCGCAAGCACAGCCACACCCCCTGATTGCCATCACCAGTCGCGACCTGCTCCTTGAGCGGGCCGCGCAACTGGGCGTGGCAGTCGACTTGCTGCCGGTCACCCCGGACAGCTGGCCAGATGTTCCTGCGCCGGCAAATAACCTGTATGTCTGGGATACACCACTGAACGCCAGGGTCGTTGCCGGGCAACTGGACAAGGCCAATGCAGCTTTCGTACTGGAAACCCTGACTCGAGCTGGCCAAGGCTGCCTGGACGGGCATTTCGCCGGGATGATCACCGCACCTGTGCACAAGGGTGTGATCAACGAGTCCGGCATTGCCTTTTCCGGGCACACCGAGTTTCTGGCCGACCTGACCCACACCGCGCAAGTGGTCATGATGCTTGCCACACGCGGATTGCGCGTGGCACTGGTCACCACTCACCTGCCGCTGCGAGAGATTGCTGATGCAATCACACCGGAGCGTCTGGAGCGAGTTACGCGAATCCTGCATACCGACCTGCAGGAAAAATTCGGCATCGCCCAGCCTCGCATTCTGGTCTGTGGGCTCAATCCCCACGCCGGCGAAGGCGGACACCTGGGTCATGAAGAAATCGATATCATCGAACCCACACTGGAGCGCCTGCGCGGCGAAGGCATGGACCTGCGCGGTCCCCTGCCCGCCGACACGCTGTTTACCCCCAAATATCTGGAGCACTGCGACGCAGTGCTGGCGATGTACCATGACCAGGGCCTGCCTGTGCTGAAATACAAAGGCTTCGGCGCTGCCGTCAACGTGACCCTCGGTTTGCCGATCATCCGCACATCGGTCGACCATGGCACCGCCCTGGACCTGGCCGGCAGCGGCAAGATCGATACCGGCAGCCTGCAAGTCGCCCTGGAAACTGCCTACCAGATGGCCGAGACCCGTTTATGA
- the rsmA gene encoding 16S rRNA (adenine(1518)-N(6)/adenine(1519)-N(6))-dimethyltransferase RsmA — protein MTEQYQHKARKRFGQNFLHDAGVIDRILRSIHAKPEDRMLEIGPGQGALTAGLLGSGAQLDVVELDKDLIPILNQQFAGKSNFNLHQGDALKFDFNSLNAAPNSLRVVGNLPYNISTPLIFHLLHNSHLIRDMHFMLQKEVVERLAAGPGGGDWGRLSIMVQYHCRVEHLFNVGPGAFNPPPKVDSAIVRLVPHAVLPHPAKDHRLLERVVREAFNQRRKTLRNTLKLLLSNAEIEAAGVDGSLRPEQLDLAAFVRLADKLSEQSQQKTTDA, from the coding sequence ATGACCGAGCAATACCAACACAAGGCGCGCAAACGCTTTGGCCAGAACTTTCTGCACGATGCCGGCGTTATCGACCGGATCCTGCGCTCCATTCACGCCAAGCCTGAAGACCGGATGCTGGAAATCGGCCCGGGCCAGGGCGCGCTGACCGCCGGCCTGCTCGGCAGTGGCGCCCAGCTTGACGTGGTGGAGCTGGACAAGGACCTGATTCCGATCCTCAACCAGCAGTTCGCCGGCAAGAGCAACTTCAACCTGCATCAAGGCGATGCGCTGAAGTTCGACTTCAACAGCCTGAACGCGGCTCCGAACAGCCTGCGCGTGGTGGGCAACCTGCCCTACAACATTTCCACCCCACTGATCTTCCACCTCCTGCACAACTCGCACCTGATTCGCGATATGCATTTCATGCTGCAAAAGGAAGTGGTTGAGCGTCTGGCGGCAGGCCCGGGCGGTGGTGACTGGGGCCGTTTGTCGATCATGGTCCAGTACCACTGCCGGGTTGAGCACCTGTTCAACGTAGGCCCGGGCGCATTCAACCCGCCACCGAAAGTCGACTCGGCCATTGTGCGCCTGGTGCCCCACGCCGTACTGCCACACCCGGCCAAGGACCATCGGCTGCTGGAGCGCGTGGTGCGCGAAGCGTTCAACCAGCGCCGCAAAACCCTGCGCAATACCCTCAAGTTGCTGCTGAGCAACGCCGAAATCGAAGCTGCCGGCGTCGATGGCAGCTTGCGTCCGGAGCAACTGGATCTGGCAGCCTTCGTGCGCCTGGCCGACAAACTCAGCGAACAGTCTCAGCAGAAGACTACCGACGCCTGA
- the apaG gene encoding Co2+/Mg2+ efflux protein ApaG, protein MSDPRYQVDVSVVTRYLAEQSQPEQDRFAFAYTITVQNNGLIPAKLLSRHWVITDGDGHVEEVRGAGVVGQQPLIEAGKSHTYSSGTVMTTKVGTMQGSYQMIADDGKHFDAIIAPFRLAVPGALH, encoded by the coding sequence ATGTCCGATCCTCGTTATCAGGTCGACGTCAGCGTCGTCACCCGCTATCTGGCAGAACAATCGCAACCCGAACAAGACCGCTTTGCCTTCGCCTACACCATCACCGTGCAAAACAATGGCCTGATTCCGGCCAAACTGCTGTCACGGCACTGGGTCATCACCGATGGCGACGGGCATGTCGAAGAGGTTCGCGGTGCGGGTGTGGTCGGCCAGCAACCGCTGATCGAAGCCGGCAAGAGCCACACCTACAGCAGCGGCACCGTCATGACCACCAAGGTGGGTACCATGCAGGGCAGCTATCAAATGATTGCCGACGACGGTAAGCATTTCGACGCCATCATCGCCCCGTTCCGCCTGGCGGTGCCCGGAGCCTTGCACTGA
- a CDS encoding symmetrical bis(5'-nucleosyl)-tetraphosphatase, protein MATYAVGDLQGCLEALQCLLKQVAFDPAKDRLWLVGDLVNRGPQSLDTLRFLYSIRESLVCVLGNHDLHLLAAGQNIERLKKADTLREIIDAPDRAELLDWLRQQKLMHYDEQRNIALVHAGIPPQWSLRKALKHAAEVETALRDDNLFPPYLDGMYGNDPAKWDNDLKGVTRLRVITNYFTRMRFCTAEGKLDLKSKEGLDSAPPGYKPWFQHKDRKTKDVNIIFGHWAALEGKVLEPGVSALDTGCVWGGALTLMNVDSAERLSCKCDEHGHVAKPAVAPLVSEPSPASAPR, encoded by the coding sequence ATGGCGACGTACGCGGTTGGCGACCTGCAAGGCTGCCTTGAAGCGTTGCAATGCCTGCTCAAGCAAGTCGCGTTCGACCCGGCAAAAGATCGTCTATGGCTGGTGGGCGACCTGGTCAACCGCGGCCCTCAATCGCTGGATACCTTGCGTTTCCTCTATAGCATCCGTGAATCACTGGTTTGCGTGCTGGGCAACCACGATCTGCACCTTCTGGCCGCCGGACAAAACATCGAGCGCCTGAAGAAAGCCGATACCCTGCGTGAAATCATCGACGCACCGGATCGCGCCGAGCTGCTGGACTGGCTACGTCAGCAAAAACTCATGCATTACGACGAACAACGCAACATCGCCCTGGTCCATGCCGGCATTCCACCGCAGTGGTCGCTGCGCAAAGCCTTGAAGCACGCTGCCGAGGTCGAGACAGCCTTGCGCGATGACAACCTGTTTCCGCCCTATCTGGATGGCATGTACGGCAACGATCCGGCGAAATGGGACAATGACCTCAAAGGCGTGACCCGCCTGCGGGTGATCACCAACTATTTCACCCGGATGCGCTTCTGCACCGCCGAAGGCAAGCTTGATCTCAAGAGCAAGGAAGGCCTCGACAGCGCACCGCCGGGTTACAAGCCCTGGTTCCAGCACAAGGACCGCAAGACCAAGGATGTGAACATCATTTTTGGTCACTGGGCCGCGCTGGAAGGCAAAGTCCTTGAACCGGGCGTCTCGGCCCTCGACACCGGCTGCGTATGGGGCGGCGCCCTGACCCTGATGAATGTCGACAGCGCCGAACGCCTGTCCTGCAAATGCGACGAGCACGGCCATGTCGCCAAGCCAGCAGTCGCCCCACTTGTTTCCGAACCATCGCCAGCCAGCGCCCCGCGCTAG
- the glpE gene encoding thiosulfate sulfurtransferase GlpE yields the protein MSEFKRIPPEQAHALREQGAVVVDIRDPATYAALHISGSKHLDNHSVADFIRGADLDAPTVVVCYHGNSSQSAAAYLISQGFSDVYSMDGGFELWRTTFPSETAQGTSE from the coding sequence ATGAGCGAATTCAAACGCATCCCCCCGGAACAGGCCCATGCCCTGCGCGAACAAGGCGCAGTGGTGGTCGACATCCGTGACCCCGCCACTTATGCCGCCCTGCACATCAGCGGCTCAAAGCATCTGGACAACCACTCGGTTGCCGACTTCATTCGCGGCGCCGACCTTGATGCGCCAACCGTGGTGGTCTGCTATCACGGCAACTCCAGCCAGAGCGCAGCCGCCTACCTGATCAGCCAGGGCTTCTCCGACGTTTACAGCATGGATGGCGGTTTTGAGCTGTGGCGTACGACTTTTCCTTCGGAAACGGCGCAAGGCACTTCCGAATAA
- a CDS encoding PrkA family serine protein kinase, which yields MSIFSHFQQRFESTRQEEFSLQEYLELCKKDRSAYASAAERLLLAIGEPELLDTSTNSRLSRIFSNKVIRRYPAFEDFHGMEECIDQIVSYFRHAAQGLEEKKQILYLLGPVGGGKSSLAEKLKQLMERVPFYAIKGSPVFESPLGLFNATEDGAILEEDFGIPRRYLNTIMSPWATKRLAEFGGDISQFRVVKLYPSILNQIAVAKTEPGDENNQDISALVGKVDIRKLEEFPQNDADAYSYSGALCRANQGLMEFVEMFKAPIKVLHPLLTATQEGNYNSTEGLGAIPFTGILLAHSNESEWHTFRNNKNNEAFIDRIYIVKVPYCLRVSDEVKIYDKLLFNSSLAKAHCAPDTLKMLAQFTVLSRLKEPENSNIYSKMRVYDGENLKDTDPKAKSIQEYRDNAGVDEGMNGLSTRFAFKILSKVFNFDPHEIAANPVHLLYVLEQQIEQEQFQAETRERYLRYLKEYLAPRYIEFIGKEIQTAYLESYSEYGQNIFDRYVLYADFWIQDQEYRDPETGEILNRVALNEELEKIEKPAGISNPKDFRNEIVNFVLRARANNNGKNPTWLSYEKLRVVIEKKMFSNTEDLLPVISFNAKASKEDQQKHNDFVTRMVERGYTDKQVRLLSEWYLRVRKSQ from the coding sequence ATGAGTATCTTTAGCCACTTCCAACAACGTTTCGAGTCCACACGCCAGGAAGAATTCTCGCTGCAAGAATATCTGGAACTGTGCAAAAAGGACCGTAGCGCCTACGCTTCCGCCGCCGAGCGCCTGCTCCTGGCCATCGGTGAACCCGAGTTGCTCGACACCTCGACCAACTCGAGACTGTCGCGGATCTTCTCCAACAAGGTCATCCGCCGTTATCCGGCCTTTGAAGACTTCCACGGGATGGAAGAATGCATCGACCAGATCGTGTCGTATTTCCGCCACGCCGCTCAGGGCCTGGAAGAGAAGAAACAGATTCTCTATCTGCTCGGCCCTGTCGGTGGCGGTAAATCGTCCCTGGCCGAGAAGCTCAAACAACTGATGGAAAGAGTGCCCTTCTACGCGATCAAGGGCTCGCCGGTTTTCGAATCACCTCTGGGTCTGTTCAACGCCACTGAAGATGGCGCCATCCTCGAGGAAGACTTCGGTATTCCACGTCGTTACCTGAACACCATCATGTCGCCGTGGGCCACCAAGCGTCTCGCCGAATTCGGCGGTGACATCAGCCAGTTCCGCGTGGTGAAACTCTACCCGTCGATCCTCAACCAGATCGCAGTGGCCAAAACCGAGCCGGGAGATGAAAACAACCAGGACATCTCGGCACTGGTGGGCAAGGTCGATATCCGCAAACTGGAAGAATTCCCACAGAACGATGCCGACGCCTACAGCTACTCGGGCGCCCTGTGCCGGGCCAACCAGGGCCTGATGGAATTCGTCGAAATGTTCAAGGCCCCCATCAAGGTGCTGCACCCACTGCTGACCGCTACCCAGGAAGGCAACTACAACAGCACGGAAGGTCTGGGGGCGATTCCGTTTACCGGGATCCTGCTGGCCCACTCCAACGAATCGGAATGGCATACCTTCCGCAACAACAAGAACAACGAAGCGTTCATCGACCGGATCTACATCGTCAAAGTGCCGTACTGCCTGCGGGTCAGCGACGAAGTGAAGATCTACGACAAACTGCTGTTCAACAGCTCCCTGGCCAAGGCTCATTGCGCTCCTGACACCCTGAAGATGCTCGCCCAGTTCACCGTGCTCTCTCGTCTGAAGGAGCCGGAAAACTCCAACATCTATTCCAAGATGCGCGTGTATGACGGCGAAAACCTCAAGGACACCGATCCGAAGGCCAAGTCGATCCAGGAATATCGTGACAACGCCGGTGTCGACGAAGGCATGAACGGTCTGTCGACCCGCTTTGCGTTCAAGATCCTGTCGAAGGTCTTCAACTTCGATCCGCACGAGATCGCCGCCAACCCAGTGCACTTGCTCTACGTGCTGGAGCAACAGATCGAACAGGAACAGTTCCAGGCGGAAACCCGCGAACGCTACCTGCGCTACCTCAAGGAGTATCTGGCTCCACGCTATATCGAATTCATCGGCAAGGAGATCCAGACCGCCTATCTCGAGTCTTACAGCGAATACGGGCAAAACATCTTCGATCGTTACGTGCTGTACGCCGACTTCTGGATCCAGGACCAGGAATACCGCGACCCGGAAACCGGCGAAATCCTCAACCGCGTGGCACTCAACGAGGAACTGGAAAAAATCGAGAAACCGGCCGGCATCAGCAATCCGAAGGATTTCCGCAACGAAATCGTCAACTTCGTATTGCGCGCCCGGGCCAACAACAACGGCAAGAACCCGACCTGGCTCAGCTACGAAAAACTGCGGGTGGTCATCGAGAAAAAAATGTTCTCCAACACCGAGGACCTGCTGCCGGTCATCAGCTTCAATGCCAAGGCCAGCAAAGAAGACCAGCAGAAGCACAACGACTTTGTCACTCGGATGGTCGAACGGGGCTACACCGACAAACAGGTACGACTGCTGTCCGAGTGGTATCTGCGGGTCAGAAAGTCCCAGTAA
- a CDS encoding YeaH/YhbH family protein — MSYVIDRRLNGKNKSTVNRQRFLRRYRDHIKKAVEEAVSRRSITDMEHGEQISIPGRDIDEPVLHHGRGGKQTVVHPGNKEFTSGEHIARPPGGGGGRGPGKAGNSGEGMDEFVFQITQEEFLEFMFEDLELPNLVKRNLTGTDTFKTVRAGISNEGNPSRINIIRTLRSAHARRIALSGSSRAKLREAKEELLRIKQEEPDNFGDIQKLEAEIEKLSARIHRVPFLDTFDLKYNLLIKQPNPSSKAVMFCLMDVSGSMTQATKDIAKRFFILLYLFLKRNYDKIDVVFIRHHTSAREVDEEEFFYSRETGGTIVSSALKLMQEIMAERYPANEWNIYAAQASDGDNWNDDSPICRDILINQIMPFVQYYTYVEITPREHQALWFEYERIAEAFSDTFAQQQLVSAGDIYPVFRELFQRRLVT, encoded by the coding sequence ATGAGCTATGTGATCGACCGACGTCTCAATGGCAAGAACAAGAGCACGGTAAACCGTCAGCGGTTTCTGCGGCGTTATCGTGACCACATCAAAAAGGCCGTCGAAGAGGCAGTCAGCCGGCGCTCCATCACGGATATGGAACACGGCGAGCAAATCAGCATTCCCGGTCGCGACATCGATGAGCCGGTACTTCACCATGGTCGCGGTGGCAAACAGACCGTCGTGCATCCCGGCAACAAGGAATTCACCAGCGGCGAGCACATCGCGCGTCCGCCGGGAGGTGGCGGAGGCCGGGGGCCGGGCAAGGCCGGTAATTCGGGTGAAGGGATGGACGAGTTCGTCTTCCAGATCACCCAGGAGGAGTTCCTCGAGTTCATGTTCGAGGATCTTGAATTGCCCAACCTGGTCAAACGCAACCTGACCGGTACCGACACGTTCAAGACTGTGCGCGCCGGGATCAGCAACGAAGGCAATCCGTCGCGGATCAATATTATCCGTACGCTGCGTTCGGCCCATGCGCGGCGTATTGCCCTGTCCGGCAGCAGCCGCGCGAAACTGCGCGAAGCCAAGGAAGAACTTCTGCGAATCAAGCAGGAAGAACCAGACAATTTCGGCGATATCCAGAAACTCGAAGCCGAAATCGAAAAACTCAGCGCGCGAATTCATCGCGTGCCATTCCTCGATACGTTCGACCTCAAATACAACCTGCTCATCAAACAACCCAACCCCAGCTCGAAGGCGGTGATGTTCTGCCTGATGGACGTGTCTGGCTCCATGACCCAGGCAACCAAGGACATCGCCAAGCGCTTCTTCATCCTGCTGTATCTGTTCCTGAAGCGTAACTACGACAAGATCGACGTAGTCTTCATCCGTCACCACACCAGCGCCCGCGAAGTGGACGAAGAGGAGTTTTTCTATTCCCGCGAAACCGGCGGGACCATCGTATCCAGCGCCCTGAAACTGATGCAGGAGATCATGGCCGAGCGCTATCCCGCCAATGAATGGAACATCTACGCCGCCCAGGCCTCCGATGGTGACAACTGGAACGATGACTCGCCGATCTGCCGCGACATCCTGATCAACCAGATCATGCCATTCGTGCAGTACTACACTTACGTAGAGATCACCCCGCGCGAACATCAGGCCCTGTGGTTCGAATACGAGCGCATTGCCGAAGCCTTTTCCGACACTTTTGCCCAGCAACAACTGGTCTCGGCCGGAGATATCTACCCGGTCTTCCGTGAACTCTTCCAGCGCAGGTTAGTGACATGA